Proteins from a single region of Fischerella sp. PCC 9605:
- a CDS encoding SWIM zinc finger family protein: MTKFSRTWWGDRFIKALEAFTDDHRLQRGRSYARGGKVKSFEIKLNQITAKVRGSINPYFGVYKEPTYNIVIEITPIAKARWNEAIQKLSAKASIVSRLLLNEVPENIESTFSQIGLHLLPHSSKDFKTKCSCPDEANPCKHIAGVYYLVASQLDTNPFLLFELRGLSKTELQAKLAASGLGQALSVALDEQKLNIEPCQSFYTKLEKQSVHQKPNLREFWLGSKRLPSTIEASNDRPISAILIKKEGDFPAFWQKDNSFIETMSELYQRVKTKNQNSI, from the coding sequence ATGACTAAATTTAGTCGGACTTGGTGGGGCGATCGCTTTATTAAAGCTTTAGAAGCTTTTACTGATGATCACCGACTCCAACGCGGACGTTCTTATGCTCGTGGTGGCAAAGTTAAAAGTTTTGAGATTAAACTGAATCAAATCACTGCTAAAGTTAGAGGCTCAATTAATCCTTACTTTGGAGTTTATAAAGAACCTACATATAACATAGTCATTGAAATTACACCTATTGCCAAAGCGCGCTGGAATGAAGCCATACAAAAACTATCTGCTAAGGCTAGTATTGTTTCTCGATTGCTCCTCAATGAAGTTCCCGAAAATATTGAATCAACTTTCTCTCAAATCGGATTACATTTATTACCTCATAGTAGTAAAGATTTTAAAACTAAATGCTCTTGTCCAGATGAAGCTAATCCCTGCAAGCATATTGCAGGAGTTTATTATTTAGTTGCTTCTCAACTGGATACCAATCCATTTTTATTATTTGAATTGCGGGGATTATCGAAAACAGAGCTTCAAGCGAAATTAGCTGCTTCTGGGTTGGGTCAAGCGTTATCAGTAGCACTTGACGAACAAAAATTAAACATAGAACCTTGTCAATCTTTTTATACGAAACTAGAGAAACAATCTGTTCATCAAAAGCCAAATCTTCGGGAGTTTTGGTTAGGTAGCAAGCGGTTGCCATCCACTATTGAAGCGTCAAACGATCGCCCAATTTCAGCTATTTTGATTAAGAAGGAGGGAGATTTCCCTGCTTTCTGGCAAAAAGATAATTCTTTCATTGAGACGATGTC
- a CDS encoding ligand-binding sensor domain-containing protein, producing MSNQDYRLDLPVPVGGEDLPIPVTDNAPQQEPAKDKAFLEWHNYASQRHIRDLAFDPVRGDLWLATGGGVLHWLPGFDRFTRYTSEHGLPGNSVMAVAVDGSGQVWAAHEHFGLYYLKNDIWRPYTILGEVKVSCLTTDSTGWLWVGTTNGIYAINSTDRKPVIELPPAGFPPRAIASLLHSRQNAVAKENDIWLCNAQGVYHYHNSSWVRSTDSVQPDILTLALQGKNLWLGTFRGLVRIDLTTNQPHKIDTMPSREITTLAPYSQGVWAACGEQVGLATETGWTPLGDKQLNSTITSLAASDEQVWIGTHDGLWRGGKEGMHLHLTDTPPDVIGLPSPEHSPATFSNLVQALSVQQLQGRSILWIGTVRGLYRLDLFSETWRRYGQLGTQDNRAITTSTEQKTVWVASWSSGLHGLTQKNELQTAPDISEPILALATKNAQYWAVGLDGLYHYKDSVWVQVISSKELPVRGWLQAVAQGVTDHVCLGTSAGLLVYKLDTKQLTPVSGTLGSADVRSLLAIGRGESELLWVGTSQGLYVGNFSNWESVSELEKRTITALVWDSNASSLWVGTDRGLFRLLAVGNSWKIANEFHIHNSGLGANRVTALAISTGEDGETKLWVGTPCGLSCYTY from the coding sequence ATGAGTAACCAAGACTACCGACTTGACTTACCTGTACCAGTAGGCGGCGAGGACTTACCCATTCCCGTCACTGATAACGCACCACAGCAAGAACCAGCAAAGGATAAAGCTTTTTTAGAGTGGCATAACTACGCCAGCCAAAGGCATATTCGAGATTTAGCTTTCGACCCAGTTCGAGGGGATTTGTGGTTGGCGACGGGGGGAGGAGTGCTGCACTGGTTGCCAGGATTTGACCGATTTACCCGCTACACTAGTGAACATGGATTACCAGGTAACTCAGTAATGGCAGTAGCGGTGGATGGGTCGGGTCAAGTTTGGGCGGCTCATGAGCATTTCGGACTATACTACCTCAAAAATGACATTTGGCGGCCTTATACCATCTTGGGGGAAGTAAAAGTTAGCTGTTTAACCACAGACTCCACAGGTTGGCTTTGGGTGGGAACTACTAACGGCATCTATGCTATCAACAGTACAGACCGCAAACCCGTTATCGAATTACCCCCTGCTGGTTTTCCTCCCAGGGCGATCGCTTCGCTATTGCACTCTCGGCAGAATGCAGTAGCCAAGGAAAATGATATTTGGCTGTGTAACGCTCAAGGTGTCTATCATTACCATAACTCTAGCTGGGTACGCTCTACCGATAGCGTGCAACCGGATATTCTGACGCTAGCTCTGCAAGGCAAAAACCTTTGGTTAGGAACGTTTCGAGGACTGGTGCGAATTGACTTAACGACCAACCAGCCGCATAAAATTGATACTATGCCTAGTCGCGAAATCACTACCCTTGCCCCCTATTCTCAAGGAGTTTGGGCAGCTTGTGGGGAACAAGTGGGTTTAGCAACGGAGACTGGTTGGACACCTTTGGGAGACAAACAACTCAACAGCACCATCACCAGTTTGGCAGCAAGTGATGAGCAAGTATGGATTGGCACCCACGATGGACTATGGCGGGGTGGAAAAGAAGGGATGCACCTGCACTTAACGGATACACCACCCGATGTCATTGGTTTACCTTCTCCTGAACACTCTCCCGCCACCTTCAGCAACCTGGTGCAGGCGCTGTCAGTACAGCAATTGCAAGGGCGTTCTATTTTATGGATTGGTACAGTTCGCGGTCTTTATCGTTTAGACCTATTTTCTGAGACTTGGCGGCGCTACGGTCAATTGGGAACACAAGATAACCGTGCAATTACCACCAGTACAGAGCAAAAGACTGTTTGGGTTGCTAGCTGGAGTAGCGGTTTACATGGCTTAACACAAAAGAATGAACTGCAAACCGCGCCTGATATTTCTGAACCGATTTTAGCCCTAGCTACCAAAAACGCTCAGTACTGGGCTGTCGGTTTAGATGGTCTTTATCATTACAAAGATTCTGTCTGGGTACAAGTAATTTCCTCTAAAGAACTGCCTGTAAGAGGGTGGCTGCAAGCTGTTGCCCAAGGTGTCACAGACCATGTTTGCTTGGGTACTTCAGCCGGATTGTTGGTCTACAAACTTGATACAAAACAACTAACGCCAGTCAGTGGCACTTTAGGTAGTGCTGATGTGCGTTCTCTCTTAGCAATTGGACGGGGTGAGTCGGAACTGCTTTGGGTGGGAACCAGTCAGGGACTGTATGTGGGTAATTTCAGCAATTGGGAGTCTGTATCCGAACTTGAGAAGCGAACAATTACAGCTTTAGTTTGGGATAGTAATGCTAGTAGTTTGTGGGTTGGGACAGATAGAGGGTTATTTCGTTTGCTTGCTGTGGGCAATAGCTGGAAGATAGCAAACGAATTTCACATCCATAATAGCGGCTTGGGGGCAAATCGGGTAACAGCGCTTGCTATTAGCACGGGTGAGGATGGTGAAACTAAATTATGGGTAGGTACACCATGCGGTTTGAGTTGCTACACCTACTAA
- a CDS encoding type II toxin-antitoxin system VapC family toxin codes for MYLLDTNICIALLNNNPKAVAKFNFLFAQCYISTIVVSELYKGVYCSQQVEKNLEILAQLTQLLTVEPFDLNAAVEFGKIQSELRQIGKPTGEIDALIGAVARSRNDILVTNNIKDFENILNLQLENWLE; via the coding sequence ATGTACTTGTTAGATACTAATATTTGCATTGCACTACTTAATAATAACCCCAAGGCAGTTGCAAAATTTAATTTTTTATTTGCTCAATGTTATATTTCTACAATAGTTGTTTCAGAACTTTATAAAGGTGTTTACTGTTCCCAGCAAGTTGAAAAGAATTTAGAAATATTAGCACAGTTAACTCAACTGCTAACAGTTGAACCATTTGACTTAAATGCGGCTGTTGAATTTGGTAAGATTCAAAGCGAACTCAGACAAATTGGTAAACCAACAGGGGAAATTGATGCGTTGATTGGTGCTGTTGCGCGATCGCGTAATGATATTCTTGTTACTAATAACATCAAAGATTTTGAAAATATCCTCAATTTGCAGTTAGAGAACTGGCTGGAGTGA